The proteins below come from a single Spirochaetota bacterium genomic window:
- the lptE gene encoding LPS assembly lipoprotein LptE, with protein MKKKYIIAVALLLLLSCSSNDKAELGNIVGSINGQPVIPYTANKLYILPFTNQTSIPGYEEKIKQRITEKIITGGRLAIAPVQADSDVILTGTIQSLQVQPIVIDSAGIIKKKRLLIIAVISLINNQTKNYIFHNITVQAFKEYSDIEAPVTPINIVQDDVEQMLASRIALQVETGWYTTLKTGVEKGRK; from the coding sequence ATGAAAAAAAAATATATCATTGCAGTAGCATTATTATTGCTACTATCCTGTTCCTCAAATGACAAAGCAGAGTTGGGGAATATTGTTGGATCTATTAATGGACAGCCGGTTATACCGTATACTGCTAACAAACTCTACATATTACCCTTTACTAATCAGACCAGTATCCCCGGCTATGAAGAAAAGATAAAACAACGGATAACAGAAAAAATCATAACAGGTGGCAGGTTAGCGATAGCTCCGGTACAGGCTGATAGCGATGTAATACTTACAGGCACCATTCAGTCATTGCAGGTGCAGCCAATAGTAATTGACAGCGCAGGTATAATTAAAAAAAAGCGATTATTAATAATTGCTGTGATAAGCTTAATAAATAATCAGACTAAAAATTACATTTTTCACAATATCACTGTACAGGCATTTAAAGAGTATTCCGACATTGAAGCACCTGTTACACCAATTAACATTGTCCAGGACGATGTGGAGCAGATGTTAGCTTCTCGGATTGCTTTACAGGTTGAAACAGGCTGGTATACTACTCTTAAAACAGGGGTGGAAAAAGGAAGAAAATAA
- the holA gene encoding DNA polymerase III subunit delta, with protein sequence MTQKALKVSDLQLAIQKELSHIYCFCGNDENQKEEALTLIASRLWKNSKPHDYKITTYFAEDALEQALAAIASVSLFDDTALYIIKHCEQVSASKKIHTMVLDCINNLPNCAYVIFDTQENKLPSLLPSHIHTHIPVIQFYRPFEENCKSYILKKCKALSLTISQEATELLVELTASNIKEIDDILTTISFSGHTDISKDFLEGFVINEREAIEFEFVDCFFLKDKRAWDLLSEAIERNVSQILLVSLLFNHAQKLEQFHVQTAKGVHFDSLMKELKIYGKRQKMFAKQVSIYTLDNVRKLIAMLYTYDIQLKSYHSDGFFKENPLLDLLLQFSL encoded by the coding sequence ATGACACAAAAGGCATTAAAGGTTAGTGATCTGCAATTGGCCATTCAAAAGGAACTATCGCACATATACTGCTTTTGTGGAAATGATGAAAACCAGAAAGAAGAAGCCCTTACGCTCATTGCATCACGACTATGGAAAAACAGCAAACCTCACGATTATAAAATAACAACGTACTTTGCTGAAGATGCACTTGAGCAGGCTCTTGCTGCCATAGCGTCAGTTTCACTTTTTGACGATACTGCTTTATATATAATCAAACATTGTGAACAGGTAAGTGCTTCAAAAAAAATTCATACAATGGTACTTGACTGTATTAATAATCTGCCCAACTGTGCCTATGTTATTTTTGATACTCAGGAGAATAAGCTACCTTCATTGCTCCCTTCACACATTCACACACACATTCCCGTTATCCAGTTTTATAGACCCTTTGAAGAAAATTGCAAATCATATATACTGAAAAAGTGTAAGGCTTTATCATTAACTATCTCACAGGAAGCAACAGAACTTCTTGTTGAATTAACAGCAAGTAACATCAAAGAGATTGATGATATTCTTACCACCATATCTTTTTCTGGACATACTGATATCTCAAAAGATTTCCTTGAAGGTTTTGTCATAAATGAAAGAGAAGCAATAGAATTTGAATTTGTCGATTGCTTCTTTTTAAAGGATAAACGTGCATGGGACCTTCTTTCAGAAGCTATTGAACGTAATGTAAGTCAAATATTGCTTGTATCCCTTTTATTCAATCATGCACAAAAATTAGAGCAATTTCATGTACAAACAGCAAAAGGTGTTCACTTTGATTCACTCATGAAAGAATTGAAGATATATGGAAAAAGGCAAAAAATGTTTGCCAAACAGGTATCTATCTATACCCTTGATAATGTTAGAAAATTAATTGCAATGCTATATACCTATGACATACAGCTTAAAAGCTATCACTCTGATGGGTTTTTTAAAGAAAATCCTTTATTAGATCTTTTATTGCAATTTTCTTTGTGA
- a CDS encoding class I adenylate cyclase, with the protein MDLLQTITENKEKFIAFNNEKFKRFQQLIPNPAMRRIVNTIPFLLCINNKKMPGYVEGDVPLGIKNFKLDEDTKRYLHGRYPGITFHDFERGDFIKMFAVMGSVGTVAYNKKSDLDYWACIHRNTVSKEAFDNFRKKVTLVQEWASKELEVPVHIFINDIESVKNNIFAEDEEEAFGTTVGAVLKDEFFRSSIIIAGKIPFWWVVPSFIKDDEYEALYNQLPDEMKRDDFIDLGNLYEISKEDFLGAALFQIIKSLGNPFKSILKIGVLEKYLFGKSDSPLLSQKVKMHVLLSRLTNSILDAYLLMFDEVYDYYSQTMNDPAILQILKQNLYLKIDPQLSKYVGIKDKKNIPYKVAVMFKYVHDWNWNIKIIQDMDNFDNWDFQRVMHFWDAVKKFMLISYQKISSQFSTLNLKQQISETDFTLLSRKIKSHFSVEENKVDKLITFKDTPAEPILYIEPVNEGIREVKWRLFKRNRSEKNVFTTTTLRTESDLVKLLVWLTVNNVYDHSVTRVNIQSGYVRINQNLVVELLNQLSKFFSEKGKIKTKYYLKPAFNMLQCIILNFNNDAAEHLDSLYHVYSTSWGEQYIKQYSNIIDIAHILQNILKDGLELKLPFDDYCLINSPGTHKRFCKNFIQLFRESYNAIVNSPTPHSRFIGELEGLYFTALRNNTIEVQAFDHIVKVLTTLTLKPSIEAHYTFYGDSYHLQVLQALYTKRLTKGITIGYLEDSDKLHVYVFNEKGNIFTFFAPKNIKSVFLYHIYGFCTNVLKRLPSSVRESESSIICYGAQADRRGGISLIDETGKIHGDYLLNFTKSKALRVQIARHMGNEIFYNFIFPDNVTSGFMTIKELYSVKRKIIELKNMGMPIYPYIGELVFNDLNQKEMLIGSSIYFVEKYKLELMLQRTQA; encoded by the coding sequence ATGGATCTGCTCCAAACAATAACTGAAAATAAGGAAAAGTTCATAGCGTTTAACAATGAAAAGTTTAAGCGCTTTCAACAGCTTATTCCCAATCCCGCAATGCGTCGAATTGTCAATACCATCCCTTTTTTACTCTGCATCAATAATAAAAAGATGCCCGGTTATGTTGAAGGTGATGTGCCTTTAGGAATAAAAAATTTCAAACTTGATGAAGATACAAAACGGTATTTGCATGGGCGTTATCCTGGTATCACCTTCCATGATTTTGAACGTGGCGATTTTATCAAGATGTTTGCTGTTATGGGTAGTGTTGGCACAGTAGCATATAATAAAAAATCAGACCTTGACTACTGGGCATGTATTCATAGAAACACTGTGTCAAAAGAAGCATTTGATAATTTTAGAAAAAAAGTGACCCTTGTACAGGAATGGGCTTCAAAAGAATTAGAAGTACCCGTTCATATATTTATTAACGATATTGAAAGCGTTAAAAATAATATTTTTGCAGAAGACGAAGAAGAAGCATTTGGCACAACCGTTGGTGCAGTTTTGAAAGATGAATTTTTCCGAAGTTCAATTATCATTGCAGGCAAAATTCCTTTCTGGTGGGTTGTTCCCAGTTTTATTAAAGATGATGAATATGAAGCATTGTATAACCAACTCCCTGATGAAATGAAAAGGGATGATTTTATTGATCTGGGAAATCTTTATGAAATATCCAAAGAAGATTTTCTGGGAGCTGCTCTTTTTCAGATAATAAAATCACTGGGGAACCCTTTTAAATCCATCTTAAAGATTGGAGTTCTGGAAAAATATCTGTTTGGAAAAAGCGATTCACCACTTTTAAGCCAGAAAGTTAAAATGCATGTGCTGCTCAGCCGTCTCACCAATTCAATACTGGATGCCTACCTTTTGATGTTTGATGAAGTTTATGACTACTATAGCCAGACAATGAATGACCCTGCAATACTTCAAATATTAAAGCAAAACCTTTATTTAAAAATTGATCCACAGCTATCTAAATATGTAGGGATAAAAGATAAAAAGAATATTCCCTATAAAGTAGCCGTAATGTTTAAGTATGTCCATGATTGGAACTGGAACATTAAAATTATTCAGGATATGGATAACTTTGATAACTGGGACTTCCAGCGAGTTATGCATTTCTGGGATGCAGTAAAAAAATTCATGCTGATTAGTTATCAAAAAATATCATCGCAGTTTAGCACCCTTAATTTGAAACAACAAATATCTGAAACTGATTTTACATTATTATCGCGAAAAATAAAGTCACATTTTTCGGTTGAAGAGAATAAGGTTGATAAGCTTATAACATTTAAAGACACTCCCGCTGAACCCATTTTATATATTGAACCTGTTAATGAAGGGATCCGTGAAGTTAAGTGGCGGCTGTTTAAAAGAAACCGCAGTGAAAAAAATGTATTCACTACCACTACATTGCGCACTGAAAGCGATCTGGTTAAGCTATTAGTATGGTTAACGGTTAATAATGTTTATGACCATTCAGTGACCCGAGTTAATATCCAATCTGGATATGTGCGAATAAATCAGAATCTGGTTGTGGAACTGCTAAACCAACTGTCAAAATTTTTTTCCGAAAAAGGGAAAATTAAAACCAAATACTATCTCAAACCAGCTTTTAACATGCTTCAATGTATTATTCTTAACTTTAATAATGATGCTGCGGAACATTTAGATTCATTATATCATGTCTATTCAACTAGCTGGGGCGAACAGTACATCAAACAATACTCCAATATCATTGATATTGCACACATACTTCAAAATATCCTTAAAGATGGTCTTGAATTAAAACTTCCATTTGACGATTATTGCCTGATAAACAGTCCAGGTACCCACAAACGCTTTTGCAAAAATTTTATACAGCTTTTTAGAGAATCATATAACGCTATAGTTAACAGCCCTACCCCCCATAGCCGTTTTATTGGTGAGCTTGAAGGACTGTATTTTACTGCATTGCGTAACAATACCATTGAAGTTCAGGCTTTTGATCATATTGTAAAGGTATTAACAACACTCACCTTAAAACCCAGCATAGAAGCGCATTATACATTTTATGGCGATTCATACCATCTGCAGGTGCTGCAAGCATTGTATACCAAACGACTTACAAAAGGAATTACAATTGGTTATCTTGAAGACAGTGATAAATTACATGTATATGTATTTAATGAAAAAGGTAATATTTTTACCTTCTTTGCACCTAAAAATATAAAGAGCGTCTTTTTATATCATATATATGGATTCTGCACAAACGTCCTCAAACGATTACCAAGCAGCGTAAGGGAAAGTGAGTCCAGCATTATCTGCTATGGTGCTCAGGCTGATCGTAGAGGTGGCATTAGCCTTATTGATGAAACCGGTAAGATACATGGTGATTATCTACTGAATTTTACAAAATCCAAGGCCCTCCGTGTTCAGATAGCTCGCCATATGGGGAATGAAATTTTTTACAATTTTATATTTCCCGACAATGTAACTTCTGGATTTATGACAATTAAAGAACTTTACAGTGTAAAACGGAAAATTATTGAGTTAAAAAACATGGGAATGCCAATATATCCTTATATTGGTGAACTTGTATTTAATGATCTGAATCAAAAAGAAATGTTAATAGGATCAAGCATTTACTTTGTGGAAAAATATAAATTAGAACTCATGCTTCAGCGGACACAAGCATAG
- a CDS encoding STAS domain-containing protein → MFIQHTVKDSVAIVTVEGYIDHTNAVQFEEYIATLTKEFTAIIIDCSQLNYISSTGFGALIYAQRVVESGGGVVVLCNCNKEIMTLIDIIALPVKRCNSLDEAMEAVHDTDVKIIEKPVPPKESPIIETYTQTKPVAKTSMVFEHPLVIECPDCKTMVRIHSPGKFKCPDCGLQFAVDDDQTVYFN, encoded by the coding sequence ATGTTTATTCAGCATACAGTAAAAGATTCAGTAGCGATAGTAACTGTTGAGGGGTACATTGATCATACTAATGCAGTGCAGTTTGAAGAGTATATTGCAACACTTACGAAAGAATTCACTGCTATAATCATTGATTGTTCGCAGCTGAACTATATCAGTTCAACAGGGTTTGGCGCATTAATATATGCACAACGGGTGGTTGAATCAGGTGGCGGTGTGGTGGTGCTCTGCAATTGTAATAAAGAGATAATGACATTGATTGATATCATTGCGCTTCCGGTAAAACGCTGTAATTCACTGGATGAAGCAATGGAAGCGGTGCATGATACAGATGTAAAAATTATAGAAAAACCAGTTCCACCAAAAGAAAGCCCAATAATAGAAACATATACACAGACAAAACCAGTAGCAAAGACCTCCATGGTGTTTGAACATCCATTGGTTATTGAATGTCCTGACTGTAAAACGATGGTACGGATACATTCACCCGGTAAATTTAAATGCCCCGATTGTGGATTGCAGTTTGCAGTGGATGATGACCAGACTGTTTATTTTAATTAG
- the mnmH gene encoding tRNA 2-selenouridine(34) synthase MnmH — protein MSVPAISYKETLVWENPVYVDVRAPVEFSRDHIPYAYNYPLFDDAERAYIGTLYHTHGQEKALLEGVSIASLKLKDMLSFFSTLKQNHVIIYCYRGGMRSESVVSFCNSLGFSFYKLDGGYKAYRLYVREYLTEFTFTMPVFTLYGLAGSGKTRVLKNIPYAIDLEHYAGNRSSLFGSLGMPNHTQKYFESLIAQKLRTIKQWRYCIFEGESRKIGNCHIPHCVLHPLQNGKAIWLETPLETRIQNIYDEYMPFIREEVILPILDKLQPTMGKSKTAHCKHLFKQGNIHELIEFLLLHHYDPEYIYSIKHISFLAYIPFKDPVTTASEMDTLIKDML, from the coding sequence ATGAGTGTACCTGCTATTTCATATAAGGAAACCCTTGTATGGGAAAATCCCGTTTATGTTGATGTCCGTGCTCCAGTTGAATTTTCAAGGGATCACATTCCCTATGCTTATAATTATCCACTCTTTGACGATGCTGAACGAGCATACATTGGGACGTTATACCATACTCATGGCCAGGAAAAAGCTCTTCTGGAAGGTGTGAGCATTGCCTCATTAAAGCTAAAAGATATGCTATCGTTTTTTTCCACATTAAAACAAAATCACGTTATCATTTACTGTTACCGGGGAGGAATGCGTTCAGAATCAGTTGTATCATTCTGCAATTCCTTAGGATTTTCTTTTTATAAGCTTGATGGCGGTTATAAAGCATATCGGCTGTATGTTAGGGAATATCTTACAGAATTTACATTTACCATGCCAGTTTTTACTCTCTATGGTCTTGCTGGATCAGGTAAAACGAGAGTACTAAAAAACATTCCATATGCAATTGACCTTGAGCATTACGCAGGTAACCGGAGCTCTCTTTTTGGCAGCTTAGGGATGCCCAATCATACACAAAAATATTTTGAGAGCCTGATAGCTCAAAAACTGCGAACTATTAAACAATGGCGGTATTGTATTTTTGAAGGCGAATCGCGAAAGATTGGCAACTGCCATATCCCCCATTGTGTTCTTCATCCATTGCAAAACGGGAAAGCTATATGGCTTGAAACCCCACTGGAAACAAGAATCCAGAATATTTATGATGAATACATGCCATTTATACGTGAAGAAGTAATATTGCCAATATTAGACAAATTGCAGCCTACAATGGGAAAATCAAAAACTGCCCATTGCAAACACCTTTTCAAACAGGGCAATATACATGAACTAATAGAATTTCTGCTACTGCATCATTATGACCCTGAATATATATATAGCATAAAGCATATTTCTTTTTTGGCTTACATTCCTTTCAAGGATCCAGTGACTACTGCATCTGAGATGGATACTCTCATTAAAGATATGCTTTGA
- a CDS encoding PDZ domain-containing protein, producing MMRKVKSLLVVMLLIGVAACASYDYNKQIAEVEKMFYAGQYKEAARKLLPMVNKKSKDQLLYMMECGLMLQVAGDYENSTKVFTEAAKIGDQITVSLSKEAASLLLNETTTNYNGEDFERVLIHMYLGINYLMLSKPDEARVEFKKVNDMLRDINVTTGKSYKQNVMAKYLTAIAFELSADADNDMNDREFAYIEYKQIYELNPGLTMVYRDLQRLAKQLGDMEDYNSWIAKFGKQDAIPNNAGELIVIVQNGKAAIKQSRGPLLSDQSMKATIQVTLNGMSLAEGVTVAGVLLALHNAENPIPKFVKRGNNINYLIVNANGKDVGRSIMLEDVASTAVKNLEDDYGRIYAKVAAGIAVKAAAAVAAGYAAKKLAEESKKMGGYAGLIGTVVGTGVGVGLLSKIKPDLRCWHTLPENFQLSRIFLPPGKYTITLKFVDHGGNIIGTQNETVEIQSGKKTFLNKRIFPQPSSRFGINIESNQGKGYLGAKIKTITPEKAQELGLSFSSGVYVNEVIPQSPAAQSGIQPDDVIIAADGKSIQKPQDLVQIVRNSQIGQTLQLLVIRNKSQMTIPVIIGNAPEKIYNATLPSNPGNTSSETPQ from the coding sequence ATGATGCGTAAAGTGAAATCTCTGCTTGTTGTAATGTTACTTATAGGAGTTGCTGCATGCGCCAGTTATGATTATAACAAGCAGATAGCTGAGGTTGAAAAAATGTTTTATGCGGGGCAATACAAAGAAGCAGCTCGCAAATTGCTCCCTATGGTTAATAAAAAATCAAAGGATCAACTTCTTTACATGATGGAATGTGGTCTGATGCTTCAGGTTGCCGGCGATTATGAGAATAGTACCAAAGTTTTTACTGAAGCAGCTAAAATTGGTGACCAGATAACAGTAAGCCTGAGCAAGGAAGCAGCGTCATTACTTCTCAATGAAACAACTACCAACTACAATGGTGAGGATTTTGAACGGGTACTGATCCACATGTACCTTGGCATAAACTATCTCATGCTCTCAAAACCGGATGAAGCACGTGTTGAGTTTAAAAAAGTAAATGATATGCTGAGGGATATAAATGTAACAACCGGTAAATCTTATAAACAAAATGTAATGGCAAAATACCTCACTGCTATAGCGTTTGAACTTTCTGCTGATGCTGATAATGATATGAATGACCGCGAATTTGCCTATATTGAGTACAAGCAAATTTATGAACTCAACCCCGGTTTAACGATGGTATATCGTGACCTACAACGGCTTGCAAAACAGTTGGGTGACATGGAAGACTATAATAGCTGGATTGCCAAATTTGGCAAGCAGGATGCAATTCCCAATAATGCAGGGGAGCTTATCGTCATAGTCCAGAATGGAAAAGCAGCTATAAAACAATCACGCGGACCACTTCTTTCGGATCAATCTATGAAAGCAACAATTCAGGTAACCCTTAATGGGATGTCGTTAGCTGAAGGTGTTACCGTTGCAGGGGTACTTCTGGCACTCCATAACGCTGAAAACCCAATACCAAAATTTGTAAAACGGGGCAATAATATCAATTACCTTATTGTCAATGCAAATGGTAAGGATGTTGGGCGCTCCATTATGCTGGAGGATGTAGCTTCCACAGCAGTAAAAAATCTTGAGGACGATTATGGACGCATATATGCCAAAGTAGCTGCTGGTATTGCAGTTAAAGCTGCTGCAGCAGTGGCTGCTGGGTATGCGGCAAAAAAATTAGCTGAAGAATCCAAAAAAATGGGTGGTTATGCAGGGCTCATTGGCACCGTAGTTGGTACTGGTGTTGGTGTAGGGTTATTATCTAAAATCAAACCCGATCTCAGGTGCTGGCATACATTACCTGAAAACTTTCAGCTTTCACGTATATTTTTGCCTCCGGGTAAATATACAATTACTTTAAAATTTGTAGACCATGGGGGGAATATTATAGGAACACAAAATGAAACTGTAGAAATCCAATCGGGGAAGAAAACATTTCTTAATAAACGTATATTCCCTCAACCAAGTTCACGGTTTGGGATAAATATTGAATCAAACCAGGGTAAAGGATACCTGGGAGCTAAAATAAAAACCATAACACCAGAGAAAGCCCAGGAACTTGGGCTTTCTTTTTCTTCTGGTGTTTATGTTAATGAAGTCATTCCCCAAAGCCCTGCCGCACAATCAGGTATACAGCCTGATGATGTTATAATAGCAGCTGACGGCAAATCAATTCAAAAACCACAAGATTTAGTTCAGATAGTAAGAAACTCTCAAATAGGACAAACATTACAATTACTGGTAATTCGCAATAAATCCCAAATGACAATTCCTGTTATTATTGGCAATGCACCAGAAAAAATATATAATGCCACTCTGCCCTCCAATCCTGGTAATACGAGTTCAGAAACACCACAATAG
- a CDS encoding response regulator, which produces MQNNHNSMVPINDMTIQSATEMVLMFQLPACVISVSGEVIASNGAFSDLVDVKNLSLDVTHPFYPEYRKQLATSYLKALKGISRQCFAVFRNKDNQRVSTEIYIFPVFQGTIIVALFVLLQIVDERILSFDKSTDTIISQESKNYETLLYEYSPFPILQIDQSGNIVKASPSVQELIGYEIEDLKKNRNLLYRALNHYDFNRMRLTLSQIFEGSIGYKRIGEVRFITKDKDERWVNATCYPVHIQGTPPIVEIILEDITRIKRMEYQLQQLSRFHIIGDLTKGFLHSFNNIINIMLNKAQWLLQITEKPSFQEGLKLIIKSAEDGIQQIRRIEEFIGRDKLEEKCDINVVEAIEDAIEFAKIQFKVEEAQKRRSVAIERRYFSLVSMYGDPHIFRDLLLATIFKVASVIATKGIVEVTLKKNSTLTIAIKAKKESFDIKDEFAFISTIDLSKLAEQNHAKLMEEESLQDYSITIILPEDTVSTLPHKEQQIPQKKLRDMDICIVEDEPALQEIMYEVFDSLGNRVSVFNNADQAYESFKVNKFDIVIADYGLSGTTGLELLTKIKEQKEETITVLLTGWILNNIKAYKNVIDIYMHKPFKLDVLINEISAEMSKRHTF; this is translated from the coding sequence ATGCAAAATAACCATAATAGCATGGTTCCTATAAATGATATGACCATTCAATCAGCCACTGAAATGGTATTAATGTTTCAGTTGCCAGCATGTGTTATAAGTGTTTCTGGCGAAGTTATAGCTTCAAATGGTGCTTTTTCTGATCTAGTGGATGTCAAAAACCTGTCTCTTGATGTTACCCATCCTTTTTATCCAGAATACCGAAAACAATTAGCAACCTCGTATTTAAAGGCATTAAAAGGCATATCCAGGCAATGTTTTGCAGTTTTTCGTAATAAAGACAACCAGCGTGTTTCAACTGAAATCTATATTTTCCCTGTATTTCAGGGTACCATCATTGTTGCTCTTTTTGTACTTTTACAGATAGTTGATGAAAGAATACTATCTTTTGATAAATCAACTGACACTATTATCAGTCAGGAAAGTAAGAATTACGAAACATTGCTGTATGAATATTCACCATTTCCAATATTGCAGATTGATCAATCAGGCAATATTGTTAAAGCAAGCCCCTCGGTACAGGAACTTATAGGCTATGAAATAGAAGATTTGAAGAAGAACAGAAATCTTCTCTATCGCGCTTTAAATCACTATGATTTTAATCGGATGCGCTTAACGTTATCTCAAATATTTGAGGGAAGTATTGGATACAAACGAATTGGTGAAGTACGCTTTATAACAAAAGACAAAGATGAACGATGGGTTAATGCAACCTGTTATCCCGTTCACATTCAAGGTACACCACCAATTGTTGAGATTATCTTGGAAGATATTACCAGAATAAAGCGTATGGAATATCAGTTGCAACAACTCAGCAGATTTCATATTATTGGTGACCTGACAAAGGGATTTCTTCATTCATTCAATAATATAATCAATATAATGTTAAATAAAGCCCAGTGGCTATTGCAGATTACTGAAAAGCCTTCATTTCAGGAGGGCCTGAAACTTATCATTAAATCTGCAGAAGATGGTATTCAGCAAATTCGCCGTATTGAAGAATTTATTGGCAGAGATAAACTAGAAGAAAAATGTGATATTAATGTCGTGGAAGCAATTGAAGATGCAATTGAATTTGCAAAAATCCAGTTTAAAGTTGAAGAAGCCCAAAAACGAAGATCTGTGGCTATTGAGCGGAGATATTTTTCACTTGTCAGTATGTATGGTGATCCCCATATATTCAGGGATTTGCTGCTTGCAACTATTTTTAAAGTTGCTTCAGTAATAGCAACTAAAGGTATTGTTGAAGTAACGTTAAAAAAGAACAGTACGTTAACAATTGCAATAAAAGCAAAAAAAGAATCCTTTGACATTAAAGATGAATTTGCATTTATTTCAACTATTGACCTTTCAAAATTAGCTGAGCAAAATCATGCAAAACTGATGGAAGAAGAATCTTTACAGGATTACTCAATTACCATTATCCTTCCTGAAGATACTGTTTCAACGCTTCCTCATAAAGAACAGCAAATCCCACAAAAAAAATTACGAGACATGGATATATGTATTGTGGAGGATGAACCAGCATTGCAGGAAATCATGTATGAAGTATTTGATTCACTTGGTAACAGGGTTTCAGTTTTTAATAACGCTGATCAAGCATATGAATCATTCAAGGTTAATAAATTTGATATTGTTATTGCTGACTACGGATTATCCGGTACAACAGGGCTGGAATTACTAACGAAAATAAAAGAACAAAAAGAAGAAACAATAACCGTTCTGCTAACAGGATGGATTCTGAATAATATTAAGGCTTATAAAAATGTCATTGATATATACATGCATAAGCCATTTAAATTAGATGTTCTCATTAATGAAATTTCCGCTGAAATGTCCAAACGCCATACATTTTAA
- a CDS encoding potassium channel protein: MEFKKLRMALILLLGTIGFGTAGYYIFEDMKPFDAFYMTMITISTVGFQEVKPLTIYGRIITITIILSGVSISAYAIGTLLRMIIEGELRKEFGRKKLERQIQSLQNHYIICGYGRIGKLICKELFDRKVPFVVIENNPAAIEELEKLGYLFVAMDATSEEALLKAGIMKAKGIVTAVMSDADNVYIVLTARGLRNDIFILSRGSDEKSEVKLLRAGASRVILPYKIGGKRMAEVLTRPTVVDFLDTAMMDSELGLAMEELKVGHKSPMVGKSLIESNLRKDYGVIIVAIKKTQGKMIFNPQSSEVIEAGDIIVALGKKDMMEKMSNIL; encoded by the coding sequence ATGGAATTTAAAAAATTGCGAATGGCTTTAATTCTTCTGCTTGGTACTATTGGATTTGGGACTGCAGGGTATTATATATTTGAAGATATGAAACCATTTGATGCCTTTTATATGACCATGATAACCATCAGTACGGTTGGGTTTCAGGAAGTTAAACCATTAACTATATATGGACGCATTATTACCATTACAATCATTTTGAGTGGTGTTTCAATTAGTGCCTATGCTATTGGAACACTGTTACGTATGATTATTGAAGGTGAATTACGAAAAGAATTTGGGAGGAAAAAATTGGAACGACAGATTCAATCATTACAGAACCATTATATCATTTGTGGGTATGGTAGAATAGGAAAACTTATATGCAAAGAGCTATTTGACAGAAAAGTTCCTTTTGTAGTTATTGAGAATAATCCGGCTGCCATTGAAGAACTTGAAAAATTAGGATATCTTTTTGTTGCAATGGATGCTACAAGTGAAGAGGCCTTGCTGAAGGCAGGAATAATGAAAGCCAAAGGGATAGTGACAGCAGTAATGTCTGATGCTGACAATGTGTATATTGTGTTAACTGCTAGAGGTTTACGCAATGATATTTTTATATTATCCCGGGGTTCAGATGAAAAATCTGAGGTTAAGCTTTTGAGAGCAGGTGCAAGCAGGGTTATACTTCCATACAAGATTGGAGGTAAACGTATGGCTGAGGTTTTAACGCGCCCAACGGTAGTTGATTTTTTAGATACTGCTATGATGGATTCAGAGTTAGGGTTGGCAATGGAGGAACTGAAGGTTGGTCATAAATCTCCAATGGTTGGGAAAAGTTTAATAGAAAGCAATTTAAGAAAAGATTATGGGGTAATAATTGTTGCAATAAAAAAGACGCAGGGGAAAATGATATTTAACCCTCAGTCATCAGAAGTTATTGAAGCAGGTGATATTATAGTGGCCTTGGGAAAAAAAGATATGATGGAAAAAATGAGTAATATACTGTGA